In one Deinococcus sp. QL22 genomic region, the following are encoded:
- a CDS encoding sugar transferase, with translation MKQLCDCLAASIALLVLWPVLLVVALLIFLDDPGPVLFKQERAGRWHKPFVIYKFRTMKRNTPSISTEEMRRLGLTPYTRLGPFLRRSSLDELPQLLNVIRGEMSLVGPRPALLTQQVVLTGREQRGIHQLRPGITGLAQVTGRDDLPDDQKIERDYTYLRHLGLLTDVLILIYTLRSLTGARGAY, from the coding sequence ATGAAGCAGTTGTGTGACTGTTTGGCCGCAAGTATCGCCCTGTTGGTGCTGTGGCCCGTACTACTCGTGGTGGCGCTCCTTATCTTTTTGGATGATCCAGGGCCTGTGTTGTTCAAACAGGAGCGGGCTGGACGTTGGCATAAACCTTTTGTCATTTATAAATTCCGAACCATGAAGCGAAATACTCCCAGTATCTCCACCGAAGAGATGCGCCGTTTGGGTTTGACGCCTTACACTCGTCTTGGCCCTTTCTTGCGCCGCAGCAGCTTGGATGAATTGCCGCAGCTCCTCAACGTGATCCGCGGAGAGATGAGTTTGGTCGGGCCGCGCCCAGCATTGCTGACACAACAAGTGGTGCTCACGGGCAGAGAACAGCGTGGAATTCACCAGCTGCGTCCAGGGATCACTGGCTTGGCCCAGGTGACGGGACGTGATGATTTGCCCGACGACCAGAAAATAGAACGCGATTACACTTACTTGCGGCACCTTGGTCTCTTGACTGATGTCCTTATTCTGATTTACACGCTACGGAGCTTGACCGGGGCACGCGGCGCGTATTAA
- a CDS encoding glycosyltransferase family 4 protein, which translates to MKPTLMYLLTIPQSALWYLRGQLAEMQRRGYETVFVSSVGDGGELAEVSRQEGVRTFPLEVSREIDPVRDLRSMWQLHQIMLKTRPDIVNFGNPKTGLVGGIVSALWRVPVRVYTLHGLRLETSVGVKRQLLVWTERLTMLCAHQVVAVSPSLRERSLALGLVSPERIITLHHGSVNGIREMRIEHAKVQALRLELGLPEEALVYGFVGRLTRDKGIRELVAAFHHLHQMYPQARLLLVGDFETGDPVDDTTRHQIETTDTIISAGYASDVVPYYGLIDVLVLPTYREGFPTVALEGAALGLPLITTDATGARDAVQEQVTGLRVAVGDVDDLARAMKRLAHDEPLRRRLGQQGKAWVQQDFAQERLWQEWDTLYQQLLAKAQAGRSSHPRSLNGLWWVALCTVFVFTLINLLIRRPSHGLRGYQRG; encoded by the coding sequence ATGAAACCTACCCTGATGTATCTTTTGACCATCCCCCAAAGTGCCTTGTGGTATCTGCGGGGCCAGTTGGCTGAAATGCAGCGCCGTGGTTATGAAACGGTTTTCGTGTCGTCTGTGGGCGATGGCGGGGAGTTGGCCGAGGTCAGCCGTCAAGAGGGAGTCCGTACCTTTCCATTAGAGGTCAGCCGCGAGATTGATCCCGTTCGTGACCTGCGTTCGATGTGGCAGTTGCATCAGATTATGCTCAAAACGCGGCCAGACATCGTCAATTTTGGCAATCCTAAAACTGGACTTGTCGGCGGTATCGTCTCTGCTCTGTGGAGGGTGCCCGTGCGAGTGTATACGCTTCACGGCCTGCGGCTAGAAACTTCAGTAGGAGTCAAGCGTCAGCTCCTGGTGTGGACGGAGCGGCTCACCATGCTGTGTGCCCATCAAGTGGTGGCTGTGAGTCCAAGCTTGCGCGAGCGTTCGCTTGCCTTGGGCCTGGTGTCGCCTGAAAGGATCATCACACTTCATCACGGCAGTGTCAACGGAATTCGGGAGATGCGCATTGAACATGCGAAAGTTCAGGCCTTGCGTCTGGAACTGGGACTTCCTGAAGAAGCGCTCGTCTATGGGTTCGTGGGTCGGTTGACCCGCGACAAGGGGATACGCGAACTGGTCGCTGCTTTCCATCACTTGCATCAGATGTACCCGCAGGCACGCCTGCTGCTCGTCGGTGACTTTGAGACGGGTGATCCCGTAGATGACACCACGCGGCATCAGATCGAGACCACGGACACGATCATATCTGCGGGCTACGCTTCAGATGTCGTGCCCTACTATGGCCTGATTGATGTGTTGGTACTGCCCACCTACCGGGAAGGTTTTCCCACAGTTGCGTTAGAAGGAGCGGCGCTAGGACTTCCACTGATCACCACAGACGCCACAGGCGCACGTGACGCAGTGCAAGAGCAGGTGACTGGCCTAAGGGTAGCCGTAGGTGATGTTGATGACCTCGCACGGGCGATGAAACGTTTGGCGCATGACGAACCTCTGCGGCGGCGTCTTGGTCAACAGGGAAAAGCGTGGGTACAGCAAGATTTTGCTCAGGAGCGTCTGTGGCAAGAATGGGACACGCTCTACCAACAGCTTCTGGCCAAAGCTCAGGCGGGTCGGTCATCTCATCCACGAAGTTTGAACGGGCTTTGGTGGGTTGCTCTTTGCACGGTTTTCGTATTTACGCTGATAAATTTGCTCATTCGCCGCCCGTCTCACGGCCTGCGTGGTTACCAGAGAGGTTAA
- the galE gene encoding UDP-glucose 4-epimerase GalE, producing MMKILITGGAGYIGSTVVSALADAGYSPVIIDSLIQGQPEFVSLHPLYVGDMADPELLERLFSDHPDITVLMHFAALIDVEESMRLRSLYYTENLFKAATLTRWVLERGVKQIIFSSTAAVYEGGTGYSGLAEEAPVHPLSPYARSKLMFESVLCDMCIEAGASAVALRYFNPIGADPMMRSGPYKTDPSHILGKLTALAAKAGGEFVINGDDYPTRDGTPVRDYIHVWDLAQAHLAALSYVVRPTQSAGDLIIINVGSGVGVTVRECVDAFLDVTGLPINVRIGGRRAGDTAGAFADTSRAQTLLNWTPKLTLRQGIQDALTWQSLRTQQASSI from the coding sequence ATGATGAAGATTCTAATTACGGGTGGGGCAGGTTACATTGGCAGTACTGTCGTCTCGGCACTTGCTGATGCAGGCTACAGTCCAGTTATCATAGATTCGTTGATTCAGGGGCAACCTGAATTTGTCTCGCTGCATCCGTTGTATGTAGGTGATATGGCAGATCCTGAATTACTGGAGCGACTCTTTTCCGATCACCCCGATATCACTGTGTTGATGCATTTTGCAGCACTCATAGATGTTGAAGAATCTATGCGTCTCCGCTCTCTCTATTACACAGAAAACCTATTCAAGGCGGCCACATTGACCCGTTGGGTGTTAGAGCGTGGCGTAAAGCAGATTATCTTCAGTTCCACTGCAGCGGTGTACGAAGGCGGTACAGGCTATAGTGGACTGGCAGAAGAGGCTCCGGTACACCCACTCAGCCCCTATGCTCGCTCCAAGCTGATGTTCGAGTCAGTGCTATGCGATATGTGTATTGAGGCAGGTGCTTCAGCTGTTGCCTTGCGCTATTTCAATCCCATTGGTGCTGATCCAATGATGCGCTCCGGGCCTTACAAAACTGATCCATCCCATATTTTGGGCAAGCTGACAGCTCTCGCTGCCAAAGCGGGTGGCGAATTCGTAATCAACGGCGATGATTACCCTACGCGTGATGGTACCCCTGTCCGCGACTACATTCATGTATGGGATTTGGCGCAGGCCCATTTGGCGGCGCTGAGTTATGTCGTGAGGCCCACGCAATCAGCTGGTGACCTCATTATTATTAACGTCGGTTCTGGCGTGGGTGTGACCGTTCGTGAATGTGTAGACGCCTTTTTAGATGTTACTGGACTGCCTATTAACGTGCGCATTGGTGGGCGGCGGGCAGGTGACACAGCTGGGGCATTTGCGGATACAAGTCGGGCGCAAACCCTACTCAATTGGACGCCAAAGCTGACTCTTAGGCAAGGTATTCAAGACGCTTTAACTTGGCAGTCCCTCAGAACACAGCAGGCCAGTTCAATATGA
- a CDS encoding glycosyltransferase has protein sequence MRILHIIPELKTGGAEKMLVDIIEEQIDLGAEVTVLISKRLNNNLEERVSKLATLNCSNISEFYSISAIAFLVKYLRNKNFDVVHSHLTPSQVSCFFAYIFKSTRALYITTEHNTSNRRRNTFIYRISDYLIYLPYKKIICISDGTAESLKNWLPLTSNKLEVILNGIRIDDYINKYSKISNDRSGFLTVISVARLEPQKDHDTLIRAIVFCPQVKLLLVGEGTRRAILETLVSRLGLTSRVVFLGNRSDVPALLAAADVYVQSSHWEGFGLAALEAMAVGLPTIASDVSGLREVVGGAGTLFTPRDELALADAINSMGNDSFRKTVADNCYVRAQAFDIRATAAAYMRVYKRFTHDTDID, from the coding sequence ATGAGAATTTTGCATATTATTCCGGAACTGAAAACCGGCGGCGCAGAAAAAATGCTAGTAGATATAATTGAAGAGCAGATTGATCTTGGTGCAGAAGTAACAGTACTGATATCAAAGAGACTTAATAATAATTTGGAGGAAAGGGTTTCTAAACTGGCTACCCTAAATTGTTCGAACATTTCAGAGTTTTACAGCATAAGTGCGATAGCATTTTTAGTAAAATACTTAAGAAACAAGAATTTCGATGTTGTTCATTCACACCTTACTCCATCCCAAGTGTCTTGTTTTTTTGCATATATTTTCAAGTCAACTAGGGCTCTATACATAACAACTGAGCATAACACTTCAAATAGACGTCGTAATACGTTCATCTATAGAATTTCAGACTATTTAATATATTTGCCTTACAAAAAAATAATTTGTATTAGTGATGGGACTGCGGAGAGTCTAAAAAATTGGCTTCCATTAACATCAAACAAATTAGAAGTTATACTAAACGGGATAAGAATTGATGACTATATTAATAAGTACTCTAAGATAAGTAATGATCGTAGTGGTTTTCTTACTGTAATCTCTGTGGCGCGTTTAGAGCCTCAAAAAGACCATGACACACTTATTCGTGCCATTGTATTCTGCCCTCAGGTGAAGCTTCTCTTAGTGGGAGAAGGGACACGTCGCGCGATTTTGGAGACCCTTGTAAGTAGATTAGGGCTTACTTCGCGTGTGGTTTTTTTAGGAAATCGCTCGGATGTTCCCGCCCTACTCGCAGCCGCCGACGTGTATGTTCAGTCTTCGCACTGGGAGGGGTTTGGCTTAGCTGCTTTAGAGGCTATGGCTGTCGGATTACCCACGATAGCTTCTGACGTTTCTGGTCTACGTGAAGTTGTGGGAGGAGCAGGAACACTTTTTACACCTAGGGATGAGTTGGCACTGGCAGACGCGATAAATTCTATGGGTAACGACTCTTTTAGAAAAACGGTTGCCGATAACTGTTATGTGCGCGCTCAAGCATTTGATATCCGTGCTACAGCGGCCGCATATATGCGTGTTTACAAAAGATTCACTCATGACACTGATATTGATTAG
- a CDS encoding glycosyltransferase family 2 protein gives MRTYDLQITVVIATYNRFDLLKRALNSVRRQVIPVYEVIVVDDCSTDETSNIRKYYPEVKLLKQSENGGPGPARNLGIMAASGNFVLILDDDDELVVDCTSVVYRRLSDITNLDRFPVVQFAHSNGRLTNFERFKLVKLEDYWSGAITGDFQPLINVKQFKDLELSYPDNRIGGENLLWWHIADDYGIPTWYDTIGLVNDDATLRLTSVISQIRHSKQHLALAIQTLSIFGSKMEIQNPKMFHSRLLAVFVYAKLSGDEDSMHRSMVDLRRTASPPVFSILRILSIVPLKLFTILFTAYRRAER, from the coding sequence ATGAGGACGTATGATCTGCAAATCACTGTGGTAATAGCAACTTACAACCGTTTCGATTTACTCAAACGGGCCTTAAACTCAGTTAGACGACAAGTTATACCCGTCTACGAGGTTATAGTAGTAGATGATTGTTCCACAGATGAGACCTCGAATATAAGAAAGTATTATCCTGAAGTAAAACTCTTAAAGCAGAGCGAGAACGGTGGACCTGGGCCTGCACGTAATTTAGGAATAATGGCAGCATCGGGTAATTTCGTTCTTATTTTGGATGATGATGATGAATTAGTCGTCGACTGTACTTCGGTTGTATATAGGCGTCTTTCTGATATTACTAATTTAGATCGCTTCCCCGTAGTACAATTCGCACACTCAAATGGTCGTCTGACTAATTTTGAACGCTTTAAATTGGTGAAATTAGAAGATTATTGGTCTGGAGCAATAACAGGCGATTTTCAGCCCCTAATAAACGTTAAGCAGTTTAAAGACCTTGAACTCTCTTATCCTGATAATAGAATTGGGGGTGAAAACCTACTTTGGTGGCACATTGCAGATGATTATGGAATTCCAACTTGGTATGATACGATAGGATTAGTAAATGATGATGCCACACTTCGACTTACGTCAGTAATAAGTCAGATAAGACATTCGAAACAGCATCTGGCATTGGCAATTCAAACACTGAGCATTTTTGGCAGCAAGATGGAGATACAAAATCCGAAGATGTTCCATTCTCGCTTATTGGCTGTATTTGTCTATGCAAAACTATCTGGTGACGAAGACTCAATGCACCGATCAATGGTAGATTTAAGACGTACAGCATCCCCACCAGTATTTAGCATTTTGCGGATTTTGTCTATTGTTCCGTTGAAATTGTTCACTATTCTTTTTACCGCGTATAGAAGGGCGGAAAGATGA